Genomic window (Rossellomorea aquimaris):
GTTCAAAAAGAAAAAATAGAGAGAAGGTGAGAGGATGGGGAAACAACATTATACGATTGGCATGGCCGGACATATTGATCATGGGAAAACCACTCTCACAAAGGCCCTTACTTCTGTCGATACTGATCGATTAAAAGAGGAAAAGGAGCGCTGCATCTCGATTGAACCCGGGTTTGCCCCTTTATATCAAGATGAAGATATGGAGATTTCTGTAGTGGATGTTCCTGGTCATGAGCGGTTTATTCGCCAGATGATCGCAGGTGTGGCCGGAATCGATCTCGTTGTGATAGTGGTAGCCGCAGACGAAGGTGTTATGCCGCAAACGAAGGAACACCTTGATATACTTTCGCTACTAGGAATCACTCAAGGCATTGTCGTGCTGACGAAAATATCGAAAGTTGAAGAAGAACTAAGGGATATGGCTCTTGAAGAAGTGATAGATGAGTTGAAGGGAACGGTATTTGAAGGGTGTCATGTATTGATGGTAGATAGTCTATCGGGAGAGGGTGTAGAAAAGTTAAATCAGAAAGTCATTACTGTATTAAAGGGGATGGTTTCAAGAAGTGTAAGAGGCGATTTTCGTTTGCCGATTGATCAAGTTTTTACTGTGAAGGGTCAGGGAACAGTCGTAAGAGGGACTGTTTTTGAAGGAACCTTGGATACTGGAGAGGAACTCATCATATTACCTCAAGGAATACATACGAAAGCGAAACAAATTCAAGCCCATCATAGGAAAGAGAGTAGTGCTTATGCTGGTCAGCGTGCAGCGATAAACCTTTCTGGAGTGGATTACAAAGAATTGAAAAGAGGAAATGTACTCGTCACATCCACACATTTTACCGTGACTAACACGATTGATGTGTGTTTGGGAGTATTACATGCAGTAAACCATCCTATCAAACAAAGAATGCCAGTTGTGGTTCATGTAGGTACTTCCGAAGTGATGGGGAAGCTTATATTTTTTGATCGAAATAAAGTGGATTCGGAAACGGACCATATTTTATGTCAGATCCGGCTTAATGAATCGGTTGTTGCAAAAAGAGGTGATCGTTTTATACTAAGAAGACCATCTCCAATTGAAACCATCGGGGGAGGCTGGATTATTCAGCCGAATGGTGGGAAATACAAGTTCGGAGAGGAAACGATGGCCCTCCTTCAGTCTGAACTGCACGGTACACCTGAGGAAAGAGTTCTAAGGCTGCTTGAACAACACAAATGTGTAGATAAAGATTTCATCTTAAGAGAAGCCTCTTTAACTCATGAAGAGCTTCAAGATATGCTGCAGGATGATGGTCAATGGATTGTATTTTCAAAATCAAAGGTTACTCATGAGAAAATAGTGGGAGAATGCGTGAAATCGATCGAACAGATTCTTCGAGGGTTTCATGAGGAGTTTCCTTTATTACAAGGGATCAATATTGGTGAGTTGAAGCAATCTTTAAAAAGGTACTCAGGAGCTTTAGTGGACTATGCGATTCAGCAAAAACATTGGAAACGAAACAGTGGTTATCTATGTTTAAAGGGATTCATTCCTCATTTACCTCCTGAATGGGTGAAACGATGCAATCAACTCCTTACTTTATTAGAGGCTGATGGTAAACAAGTAAAAGACATGGAAGAGTATTTTCATCAAGTAGGTATTCCTCAAAAATGGCAGTCTGTTTTTTACCCCTTTTTTATCCAGGAAAAGAAAATCGTACCATTGGATGATGAAAAAGCCTATTCTTATCAAGTTTTTATGAAAGCGGTTGAAGACTTAAAAGAAAAAACAGGGGAAACATTCGATATATCAGATGCCAAAGCCGCTTTGGGATTATCCAGAAAGTATATGATCCCGTTTTTAGAAAAGCTGGATAAGGACGGTCTGACTTTAAGGGTCCAGGGGCTGCGTAAGTGGATTGGAACAAGTATAAAGGAATGAGGAAAGAATGAAGGTAGAAACAGTGATGTATTCGTTAGTAATGATACAGCGTGGTGAGAAAGTGCTGTTATTAAATAGGCCGGAGCGGAAAGAATATCCCGGTTATATTGCCCCTGGAGGCAAAGTTGACTTTCCAGAAAGTCCTGCAGCCGGGGCGATTCGCGAAGTAAGAGAAGAGACGGGTTTACATATAGAGAAATTAAGGTATAAAGGGTTAGATGAATATGTTGTCCCTGAGAATCGATTTCGGTATATAGTGTACAATTATCTTGCCTACGAAACCTCTGGGGAGCTACTTGATAATCCTCCCGAAGGGGACTTGGTATGGGTACCGAAAGCAGATGCGCTTGATTTACCGATGCAGCCCTTTTTCAAACGGAAATTCCCATTGTTTTTCGAGGAAGGAACATTTGAGATTCATACTTCTTGGGATGGAAGCGATAAGAAGACTGCAGAAGTGATCATTCGTATTCTGTCATAATGCTTCTCTTTCAAACATATATCATCGTAAATAAAAAAAACTAAATCATCGTTTGTAGCTTAAAAGAAAGTAGGAAAAGGAATCATGAAAGAATTATGGAGCGCATTTGGTTGGGTTCTTCCAATTATTATAGTTGTGACGATGTCCCTTATCTTTGCGGTCTCCTTTTGGAAGAAAAGAAAAGGGAAGGGCAGATGGATGAACTTACTGCCTGTTCTATTTACGTGCATAACGATTGGAGGCATCTGTTTAATTACCCTGACACCTTTGACTGGTGGAAATGTGGCTGAGGGATCGGTGAATTTTGATCCATTCTCTAATCTTAAGTTGAATTTAATTTACCGAAATCATTTAGATGTACCCATTAGAAACCTGTTGGCTAATATATTATTGTTTATTCCTTTAACCTTTTTTATAGCTTGGTGGATGAGGCATTCGAAACAAATTATTCTGATGGTCACGTTTATTGGGGCACTTTTTTCCTTCGGTATTGAATTTGCCCAATATTATTTACCTTTAGGAAGAGCGACGGATATTGATGATTGGATTATGAATACGCTGGGTTCATTTATAGGGGGCCTCCTATTTGTGATCGCACGTTTTATCTATAATATCTTGAAAATCAATAAGAAAGTAAACTGAGAGTATTAACGATATCGTTAATGCTCTTTTTTATTGTCAAAAATATTGCATAAATGCTAAAGCGGCATGATAAATTCCAAAACGGTGGATAAATCTTAGGATAAACTTACAAGGAAAATGTATAGTCCTTTCCCTTAAACAAAAGCTAACACTACATAAAAGGAGGTGAGTTCTCTTGCTGAAAAAAGGACTTAAAGGAATCCTGATAACGGCTGCATGCATCGTGATTTTGTTCCTCATCATGCACTGGGATGTGAAACAAGGTGTGAAAAACTATGCGAGGACTCACCCGGTTACGGAAACCCTTTCTCGTAAAGCTGCAATCAACGTGTATAATACAGGGAAGGACTTATATGAAAATTTGTTTGCGGATATTAAGAAAGCAGATGAGTTTATTTGGATTCATTTCTTCATTATCAGGGACGATCAGATTTCCAACGAGTTTTTTGATTTGATGATTGAAAAGGCTACGGAAGGTGTAGATGTTCGATTGTCTGTCGACTTCCTTGGTTCAGATATTAAGAAGGAAAGTATAAAGAGGATGGAAGAAGGAGGGGTGAAGATTGTAAAAAGCAGACCTCTCTCCCTGAAGAATATCTTCTATTCCCTTCATCATCGGAATCATCGCAGGCTCGTTTCCATTGATCAAAGAATTGCTTATATTGGAGGCTTCAATATGGGGGATGAATATTTAGGGAAAGACCCGAAGCTTGGGTACTGGAGGGACTATCATATACGGTTGGTGGGTGAAGCAGGAATCGAGGTGGCTCAACAGTTTAAAAGGGACTGGATCGAGGACGGGGCAGAAAGTATGGAGAGCGTACATCCTACTCGTACTTCAAATGAAAATGAAGGGAGCAGCGTTCAATTCTTGTTCTCAACAGGAGACAGCATTGTAGATAAGACAGTAACCTGGATTAACAATTCGGAAAAGAGTGTCACCATTACAACGCCATACTTTCTACCTAATGGGAAACTTATATCAGCTTTAAAGAAAGCAGTGAAGCGTGGGGTGAAAGTGAAGATCCTCATCCCGGACGATACGGATGCTTGGTTCACGAAGCCGCCAAGTTACAGAATAGAGAAAGATTTGTTAGAGAGTGGAGTGGATCTCTATTTATATGAAAAAGGATTTTTCCACGGTAAAGTGCTTGTTATTGATCATAAATGGGCTGATATTGGTACAGCCAATTGGGACCCCCGAAGCTTCTACTTAAATGATGAAAGCAACTGCATCATTCGCGATGCAAAAGTTGCCGCCGAATTAGAATCACTGATCCATAAAGACATTAATGATAGTAAAAAACTGACCATGAAGGATTTTAATGACCTCCCTGCCTGGGAAAAAGCGCTCCGTAAAACGCCTGAATGGGTATATTATTATTTCTAAGAATAAATAATTTTTATTGAATAAGAAAATATGGTAAAGTGATTTCATATCTTAAAAAGAATACACCTTACTGAAGAAAGGGATTGTCCATGAGCGAGCTCTTGTTTGTATCTTTATTTATTCTTTCGTTATTGGCTTTTAAGTTTTTTAACGTGTTAAAGAAGAAACATGTGTCAAAGTCTCACAAGTCTGTAGCAGTTAGTATCGTGATCTTTTCTGTTATCGGCATGATGTTGACGGTCCTCTTTTATCTTCCCAATGCATCTTAAAGAAAGCAGCGCCCATATATTGATTTAAGGATTACACACACGAGAAAAGTGTTCTTGTGTGTTTTTTTGTGAGGCTATTTTCGCAAAGATTGTATTTTTGAAAAATATGGTCTGCCTGGTCTCTGTCAATCAGTATGTGCTGGATGGTGAGGGGAACTGCTCCGCTTGCAGCTAGCGTTCGGCCGAGCCTCCTCAGCTTAGCCGAAAGGGGCCTCGGCACGACCAAAATCCGCCGGAGTTTCTTTAAGAGATTTTCGTGACAGAGCTAAAAGGTGTCAGAGTACAATCTAATTGGAAAACACAATTTTTCTTCCTTAATAAGAAATCAATCTTCTCTACTCAACTTAAATGAGATTGTTTGCTAAAATTTTTGATTTTATGTATTTCTTTTAAGGATACATGCTCAGAAAGTTGATTGTAGCGGAAGGTGCTCGACTCCTGCGGGAATTGCCGGACAGGTGAGACCCCGGAGACGAAGTCGAGGAGGCTCACCGCCAGCCCCGCGGAAAGTGAGCATCCTGTAGCGGAAGTCAACTACTGCTTTCTTCTTTAAGATAGCAACAAACTTTACGAAAAGATTCTGTTGTAAAAGAGAATTGGTCGTCATTATATGGACAGCTATAATCAGTAAGTGGTTGATCATCTTCTAATAAACGTAGCTGCTATCTTTCGTCCGTGAATTTGATATGATAAGAGAAGGTTTATTTCATGTATGCAAGACTGTGACTTAAACATAAATCGTCGAACATATAAATGTACGAGAGGCAATAAAGGAGAATACAGATGAAAGCTGCAATGATTTTTGACATGGATGGAACGTTATTTCAAACGAATCGTATTCTTGAAGCTTCACTTCATGATACCTTTCAACGACTTAGAGATGAAGGAATTTGGAAAGAGGAAACACCTCTTGAAATATACAGAGAAATTATGGGTGTCCCTCTTTCTATTGTGTGGAAAACACTTTTACCTCATCATCCCTTACATATACATGGGAAAGTGAATGATGTATTTCATGAAAGACTGATTGAAAATATTCAAAAAGGAAATGGAGCTCTCTATCCACATACGGAGGAAGTATTAGCTTATTTATCAGGGAGAGGGTTTCCGATCTTTGTGGCAAGCAACGGATATCCTCAATATTTAAAGACGATCGTCGAGTACTTTCATTTGGATCAATGGATCCTGGACTGCTACAGCATTCAGGAAATACAATCAAATGACAAAGGGGAGTTGATTCGAAGAATCAAAGAAGAACACAATCTTACTTATGGGGTTGTGATTGGAGATAGATTGTCTGACTTCAAAGGAGCAGAGGTAAACCAATTTCTTTCGATAGGTTGTGCCTTTGATTTTTCTCAGGAAAGAGAATTAAGTGAAGCGGATATCGTGGTTAAAGATCTCTTGGAGGTTAAAGAGTATCTGGATGAAATGAAATAAAGGAGGGATTCGGGTGGAGGATGAACAACTTGCCGTCTTTGATGAATACGGTAATAGGCTTGGAGTAGCCAGTCGTTCCGAGGTGCATAAAAAGGGATATTGGCATGAAACCTTTCATTGCTGGCTTGCGCATTATGATGAGAGTAGTGATGAGGCCTATATTTATTTCCAAATGAGAAGTGATAAGAAAAAGGATTTCCCTGGCTTACTCGATATTACTGCAGCTGGACATATTTTGTCACAGGAGAAGATTGAAGACGGTGTGAGAGAAGTTCATGAAGAGCTTGGACTTCTTATTACGATAGATGAACTGCAATCATTAGGAATCGTTAAAGGAGAGTTAATTCAACAGGATATTAACGATCGGGAACTAACTCACGTATTCCTGTATTCCAAGCCGGTAGCATATGAAGAATTTCAACTTCAGTTAGAAGAAGTGTCCGGTATTTTCCGTTCGACTCTTCAGGACTTTAAAGCGCTCGTTCAACAAACGAAAGCTGAAATCGAAGTAGTAGGATTTCTTGTTAATGAAACAGGGAAAAAGGACTTCATGAAGCAAAAGGTGAGGTACCATCACTTTGTTCCACATGAAAGGTCCTACCTTCTAGAAATAATTGAGCGTATATCGGCTCATCTTTAGAAATTAATTCGTACTTCCCATAGTCAATATGGATAATGAAGGCTATTATAGTAATCTAGTACATACATAAACGATAAGAGAGTAGGAGGACACACTTGAACGGCACAGCACATATGGCAATTGGAGCAGCAACTGGTTTTATTGTGGCCAACTCATTTGGATCCGGACCTGACATAACGGCCGCACTTGTGGCAATAGGTGGGGTATCCGGACTCATGCCTGATATGGATATTGACGGAAAGCTTAGTAACAAGGTTACTTTTTCACCAAAAATGATCAGAGCAGTGGCACAAATCATTGGTTTTTTAATGATGGTATACAGCTATCTTGAAGGAATTGGAAAAGAACGATGGCTTGGTATTGGATATGGTGCAGGAATGATGGTTTTCTCCAGTTTCATTACCCAGAGAAGAATGCTGATGATTACAGGCATCGGTGTGACAGCATGCGGTTGGCAGTTGAATGAAACGTGGTTATGGTTGTTAGGTATTTATATTTTCATCGCCTCATTCGTTTCACATCGCAGTTATACTCACTCTGTTCTTGGGATTGCATATTACGGCATGATTGCTCATTATCTAGAGTCTTCTATAATGATTGATGGAGTGTTTGAGGCGTGTGTAATCGGATATGCAAGTCATCTGATCGCGGATATGAAATTTCTTCCTTTTAATAAGAGAGGCATAAAGCTTTTCCTTCCCCTTTCATCCAAAGAAATCTAAAATGTGTTTACACCCACTTGACCATTATTTCCCGATACATTAAAATAATGGATACACTTTAAATAGTTAAATGCGATGAGGAAGAAGAGTAGACGAACGAAACATTTCAGAGAGCTGATGGCTGGTGAGAATCAGTATGGTGAAATCGTTGAATGGGCTTTTGAGCATCCAGGCTGAAATTAAGTAGGTTATGGCGGAGGGTCTCACCGATAAAAGAGACGATGTATCGAAGGCGACTTCTGTACAATTAAGTGCGTTTACTAAAGTGTAAGCGAATGAAGGTGGCACCACGGGTTTCTCGTCCTTTTTTAGAGGATGAGAAGCCCTTTTTGTGTTTATTTTTATTATTTTGATCGGAGGGAATTGTTATGAAAAAACATGTTCTGACGGGGATTAAACCAACAGGAAGTATTCATTTGGGGAATTATATTGGTGCAATCAAACCGGCATTACATTTGGCAGAGAATCAATCCTACAATGCAGCTTATTTTGTTGCGGATTATCATGGTTTAACGAAGATACATGATCAGCATGAAATGAAAGAACTATCTTATGGAGTTGCAGCAGCTTGGTTAGCGTTAGGTTTGAATCCTGATAGAGCGATCTTTTATCGTCAATCTGATGTACCTGAAATTTTTGAATTGAGCTGGATCCTGTCTTGTTTTGCACCGAAAGGGTTAATGAACCGGGCCCACGCATATAAATCATTGGTCGAAGAAAATGAAAATAGCGGCAAAGATGTTGATGCAGGGGTCAATATGGGCTTATTCACCTATCCGATTTTGATGGCGGCAGATATCCTTCTATTCCAAACGGAACTGGTTCCTGTAGGGAAAGATCAAATTCAGCATGTTGAAATTGCAAGGGATATAGCAGAAAACTTTAATAAGCAATATGGAGAAACATTTGTCATACCTGAAT
Coding sequences:
- a CDS encoding VanZ family protein produces the protein MKELWSAFGWVLPIIIVVTMSLIFAVSFWKKRKGKGRWMNLLPVLFTCITIGGICLITLTPLTGGNVAEGSVNFDPFSNLKLNLIYRNHLDVPIRNLLANILLFIPLTFFIAWWMRHSKQIILMVTFIGALFSFGIEFAQYYLPLGRATDIDDWIMNTLGSFIGGLLFVIARFIYNILKINKKVN
- the selB gene encoding selenocysteine-specific translation elongation factor, encoding MGKQHYTIGMAGHIDHGKTTLTKALTSVDTDRLKEEKERCISIEPGFAPLYQDEDMEISVVDVPGHERFIRQMIAGVAGIDLVVIVVAADEGVMPQTKEHLDILSLLGITQGIVVLTKISKVEEELRDMALEEVIDELKGTVFEGCHVLMVDSLSGEGVEKLNQKVITVLKGMVSRSVRGDFRLPIDQVFTVKGQGTVVRGTVFEGTLDTGEELIILPQGIHTKAKQIQAHHRKESSAYAGQRAAINLSGVDYKELKRGNVLVTSTHFTVTNTIDVCLGVLHAVNHPIKQRMPVVVHVGTSEVMGKLIFFDRNKVDSETDHILCQIRLNESVVAKRGDRFILRRPSPIETIGGGWIIQPNGGKYKFGEETMALLQSELHGTPEERVLRLLEQHKCVDKDFILREASLTHEELQDMLQDDGQWIVFSKSKVTHEKIVGECVKSIEQILRGFHEEFPLLQGINIGELKQSLKRYSGALVDYAIQQKHWKRNSGYLCLKGFIPHLPPEWVKRCNQLLTLLEADGKQVKDMEEYFHQVGIPQKWQSVFYPFFIQEKKIVPLDDEKAYSYQVFMKAVEDLKEKTGETFDISDAKAALGLSRKYMIPFLEKLDKDGLTLRVQGLRKWIGTSIKE
- a CDS encoding metal-dependent hydrolase, which gives rise to MNGTAHMAIGAATGFIVANSFGSGPDITAALVAIGGVSGLMPDMDIDGKLSNKVTFSPKMIRAVAQIIGFLMMVYSYLEGIGKERWLGIGYGAGMMVFSSFITQRRMLMITGIGVTACGWQLNETWLWLLGIYIFIASFVSHRSYTHSVLGIAYYGMIAHYLESSIMIDGVFEACVIGYASHLIADMKFLPFNKRGIKLFLPLSSKEI
- a CDS encoding HAD hydrolase-like protein; its protein translation is MKAAMIFDMDGTLFQTNRILEASLHDTFQRLRDEGIWKEETPLEIYREIMGVPLSIVWKTLLPHHPLHIHGKVNDVFHERLIENIQKGNGALYPHTEEVLAYLSGRGFPIFVASNGYPQYLKTIVEYFHLDQWILDCYSIQEIQSNDKGELIRRIKEEHNLTYGVVIGDRLSDFKGAEVNQFLSIGCAFDFSQERELSEADIVVKDLLEVKEYLDEMK
- a CDS encoding NUDIX domain-containing protein, whose product is MEDEQLAVFDEYGNRLGVASRSEVHKKGYWHETFHCWLAHYDESSDEAYIYFQMRSDKKKDFPGLLDITAAGHILSQEKIEDGVREVHEELGLLITIDELQSLGIVKGELIQQDINDRELTHVFLYSKPVAYEEFQLQLEEVSGIFRSTLQDFKALVQQTKAEIEVVGFLVNETGKKDFMKQKVRYHHFVPHERSYLLEIIERISAHL
- the cls gene encoding cardiolipin synthase gives rise to the protein MLKKGLKGILITAACIVILFLIMHWDVKQGVKNYARTHPVTETLSRKAAINVYNTGKDLYENLFADIKKADEFIWIHFFIIRDDQISNEFFDLMIEKATEGVDVRLSVDFLGSDIKKESIKRMEEGGVKIVKSRPLSLKNIFYSLHHRNHRRLVSIDQRIAYIGGFNMGDEYLGKDPKLGYWRDYHIRLVGEAGIEVAQQFKRDWIEDGAESMESVHPTRTSNENEGSSVQFLFSTGDSIVDKTVTWINNSEKSVTITTPYFLPNGKLISALKKAVKRGVKVKILIPDDTDAWFTKPPSYRIEKDLLESGVDLYLYEKGFFHGKVLVIDHKWADIGTANWDPRSFYLNDESNCIIRDAKVAAELESLIHKDINDSKKLTMKDFNDLPAWEKALRKTPEWVYYYF
- a CDS encoding tryptophan--tRNA ligase; amino-acid sequence: MKKHVLTGIKPTGSIHLGNYIGAIKPALHLAENQSYNAAYFVADYHGLTKIHDQHEMKELSYGVAAAWLALGLNPDRAIFYRQSDVPEIFELSWILSCFAPKGLMNRAHAYKSLVEENENSGKDVDAGVNMGLFTYPILMAADILLFQTELVPVGKDQIQHVEIARDIAENFNKQYGETFVIPEYVIQKETAVLPGLDGRKMSKSYNNTIPLFEEPKKLQKLINKIKTDSTPHEEPKDPDSSVIFSLYKEFATSEQVEEMRRRFQGGIGWGEAKKELFQVMNSFIEEPRSKYEELMASPHMLDDILQNGAKKAREKTIPFMKEIKREIGIYH
- a CDS encoding 8-oxo-dGTP diphosphatase gives rise to the protein MKVETVMYSLVMIQRGEKVLLLNRPERKEYPGYIAPGGKVDFPESPAAGAIREVREETGLHIEKLRYKGLDEYVVPENRFRYIVYNYLAYETSGELLDNPPEGDLVWVPKADALDLPMQPFFKRKFPLFFEEGTFEIHTSWDGSDKKTAEVIIRILS